One region of uncultured Methanolobus sp. genomic DNA includes:
- a CDS encoding DUF1638 domain-containing protein, translated as MEVPVLPLITFIACRMFEDEIVHIVEKDDSIRSLLVIDNADSGGLVTKLTDACCDYKLVAETSLPDCQSDEGLTLVVEMLELALHAKPEHLKDVVYSKVREMAAHSDGILLFYGLCGNVLGKVDTELADLSCPVRILKEDNGDVIDDCIGAVLGGRAAYLEKLKSFRGVGTFFMTPMWAAHWREMVVSAGMTPDADNIKLSKFVFDYAGYKNVAKMDTGLYYEKQFEAKVEEFAGLFDFDIIDMKANPDLLVRCYGKLKDEIFSE; from the coding sequence ATGGAGGTGCCCGTTCTGCCATTAATTACTTTCATAGCCTGCAGGATGTTTGAGGATGAGATTGTTCACATTGTTGAAAAAGATGATTCAATAAGAAGTCTGCTGGTTATTGATAATGCAGATTCCGGAGGACTTGTGACCAAACTTACGGATGCATGCTGTGACTATAAACTGGTTGCGGAAACCTCTCTTCCGGATTGTCAGAGTGACGAAGGACTTACACTTGTTGTGGAAATGCTTGAACTTGCCCTGCATGCAAAACCAGAACATCTCAAAGATGTTGTTTATAGTAAAGTGCGTGAGATGGCAGCACATTCTGATGGAATTTTACTGTTCTATGGCCTGTGTGGAAATGTCCTGGGCAAAGTAGATACTGAACTTGCAGATCTCTCCTGCCCTGTGCGCATACTGAAAGAAGACAATGGTGATGTTATCGATGACTGCATTGGTGCAGTACTTGGAGGAAGAGCCGCCTATCTTGAGAAACTTAAGAGTTTTAGAGGTGTGGGTACCTTTTTCATGACTCCTATGTGGGCAGCCCACTGGAGAGAAATGGTGGTATCTGCAGGAATGACTCCGGATGCTGATAATATTAAGCTGTCAAAATTTGTTTTTGACTATGCAGGATATAAGAATGTAGCTAAAATGGATACTGGCCTGTATTATGAGAAACAGTTTGAAGCAAAGGTGGAAGAGTTTGCAGGACTTTTTGATTTTGACATTATTGATATGAAGGCAAATCCTGATCTTCTGGTGCGCTGTTATGGGAAGTTGAAAGATGAGATATTCAGTGAATGA
- a CDS encoding multidrug efflux SMR transporter, translating to MSYLYLAFAIIFEICGTTCMKLSEGLTKPLPSILIFVFYGISFISFTIALKKIDVSVAYAIWAGIGVALISIIGHFGFNEPMPLARIAFLALIAIGVIGLHLSSITS from the coding sequence ATGAGTTATCTTTACCTGGCATTTGCAATAATATTTGAGATCTGCGGAACCACATGTATGAAATTATCCGAAGGATTAACTAAGCCGCTGCCATCAATATTGATCTTTGTATTCTACGGCATCAGTTTCATATCATTCACCATTGCCCTGAAAAAAATAGATGTAAGTGTAGCTTATGCCATATGGGCGGGGATTGGTGTGGCATTAATCTCCATCATAGGCCATTTCGGATTCAATGAACCAATGCCACTTGCCAGAATAGCATTTCTTGCGCTTATTGCAATAGGAGTAATAGGACTACACTTGAGCAGTATCACAAGCTGA